ACTAAAACGATTCACCATGCAACCCTTGGCATTCCCTTCGACCCTCGAGTCTTAGACGCGACAAATGGTTTTAAAGAGCCTGGTGCCGCTTATTGACGCTACGGATAGCACGTCTTTTAGCCCAACTTCGCAAATTAATCTCGATCCAATCCTCCCGGCGAGCAGGTGGGTGTGGGACAGGCGCGTCGGCTTGTTCCAAGCCGACGCGCCGCTCTCTCCCCCCGCGCGATCAGGGTATTGTCGAGTGGTTTTGCAGCTTGGAGCTGCACCAAAACTCACAAGCGGACCATGAACGTAGTTCAACGATGATCTCCGCGACGCGGGGTGGATCGTTGGTCAACTACCTGCGTAATCCGCGAGCTTTGCACCGGCTCATAGCCAGCCCTGCTCGCGCCCACCCAATAATGTTATCCAACATTATTACCCCACCATCTTCCGTCGCGGAGAGGATCGTGGAGTTACGACCCTGGTTCGCTCGCGTGTTTGCCGGGGTGCTCGTCGAGATAGCGCAATATCTCCTCGGCCACCAGGCGGTGCCCCTCGCCGGTGAGGTGCACCGGGCTGATCAGCAGGGCGTCCGCCCCTTGCTCGTCCAGGGCTGATTGCAGCGCCGGGTAGGTGTCGACCCAATCCAGGCCCGAGCGTTGATACCACTGCCGTCCCTCTTGATAGAACGAGCGGCGGTCGGACTCGAGCATTGCCACGGGCACATAAAGGTGCGCCACGTCCGCGCGCTGAAACACCGCCTCGATGATCTCCAGCGCGTGACCGCGCTCGCCAAACGGCGTCTTCTCGATCGAGTGCCGGGCGCGGATCAGGGCCAGGCTTAGCAGGTAGTACATCCGGCTGTGGTGCAGCAGGCCTTGGATTTTGTGCACTAGCGGCCCGTTTCGGCGGCGTTCGCTGATCCCCTGCTGCAGCTCGGGCCGCACGTCGAACGGATCGGCGCAGACCAGCACCAGATC
This portion of the Candidatus Alcyoniella australis genome encodes:
- a CDS encoding GDSL-type esterase/lipase family protein — translated: MSAARRALFAVVAVLALLALGELVCRLIVAGTLADQSQHVEDGYRYAGGKLRYDAELGWSVECEPGASPGWAPLPSDLRHKPADVFRLFVVGDSVAYGANVQTWRTFAALVGQGLDQSFPGRRHEVFNAAVPGYDLTQMALRLERDVLPHQPDLVLVCADPFDVRPELQQGISERRRNGPLVHKIQGLLHHSRMYYLLSLALIRARHSIEKTPFGERGHALEIIEAVFQRADVAHLYVPVAMLESDRRSFYQEGRQWYQRSGLDWVDTYPALQSALDEQGADALLISPVHLTGEGHRLVAEEILRYLDEHPGKHASEPGS